In a genomic window of [Empedobacter] haloabium:
- a CDS encoding IS481 family transposase codes for MPWKESTTMSSRLEFVMLAQAPEANIAALCRAFQISRKTAYKWLDRYANHGAEGLFEQSRRPHSSPASSSDELELQVLALHLENPCWGSRKLRELLPEHLPRPHHSTVDAILKRHGCQVIGAPVKQDLASTRFEHDLPNSLWQMDFKGHFGLTTEAAGRCHALTILDDHSRYSVCLTACSNERFSSVQAGMQATFERYGLPDRITADNGPPWGSTGLKGLTKLKVWLIRLGIRISHSRPYHPQTQGKDERFHRTLKLELLDRRGFGSIAQCQLAFDEWRDKYNMLRPHHALGMKPPITRYERSGRELPSVLRPIEYLSSDIVRKVDAKGYISYANQRHYIGEGMQGQPVAIRPDPDNDGLLEVRFCHHKVMELDLKAVT; via the coding sequence ATGCCTTGGAAGGAGTCCACCACTATGTCGTCCCGACTCGAGTTTGTCATGCTCGCCCAAGCTCCGGAAGCTAACATCGCTGCCCTCTGCCGGGCGTTCCAAATCAGCCGGAAGACTGCATACAAATGGCTCGATCGATATGCCAACCATGGTGCGGAGGGGCTGTTCGAGCAATCGCGTAGACCCCACTCATCGCCTGCAAGCTCGTCGGATGAACTAGAGCTGCAGGTGCTAGCGCTGCATTTGGAGAATCCATGCTGGGGCTCACGCAAGCTGCGTGAGCTCTTGCCCGAGCATCTGCCACGCCCCCACCACAGCACTGTTGACGCGATCTTAAAGCGCCATGGCTGCCAGGTTATTGGGGCGCCGGTTAAACAGGATTTGGCCTCGACACGCTTCGAGCATGACCTACCGAACTCGCTTTGGCAGATGGACTTCAAAGGACATTTCGGGCTGACCACAGAGGCCGCAGGGCGATGCCATGCGCTGACCATCCTTGATGACCATTCCCGCTATAGCGTCTGCCTTACCGCTTGTTCTAACGAGCGATTCAGCTCTGTCCAGGCAGGGATGCAAGCGACGTTTGAGCGCTACGGGCTGCCTGATCGAATTACTGCTGACAACGGTCCACCTTGGGGAAGTACTGGTCTCAAAGGGCTGACAAAGCTCAAGGTGTGGCTCATTCGACTCGGTATCCGCATCAGCCATAGCCGTCCGTATCATCCGCAAACGCAAGGTAAAGATGAGCGCTTCCATCGTACTCTAAAGCTAGAGCTGCTTGATCGTCGCGGCTTCGGTTCGATTGCTCAGTGCCAGTTGGCCTTCGATGAGTGGCGTGACAAATACAACATGCTTCGCCCCCACCACGCTTTAGGCATGAAGCCGCCGATCACACGGTATGAGCGCAGCGGACGCGAACTGCCCAGTGTCTTGCGGCCCATCGAGTACCTATCCAGCGATATTGTGAGAAAGGTCGATGCGAAGGGCTACATCTCGTATGCCAATCAACGCCACTACATCGGAGAGGGCATGCAGGGACAGCCGGTCGCGATCAGGCCCGATCCTGACAACGACGGCCTTCTTGAGGTCCGGTTCTGCCATCACAAAGTAATGGAGCTGGACCTCAAGGCCGTGACGTAA
- a CDS encoding RNA methyltransferase yields MKTITSRDNAQYKDLKHLATSSQARRKAGRTLLDGVHLCETWLQLRGHPEQCIVSETALHNPEVAAIVAGLEAEHAHVLCFPDALYAALSQVEHGVGIMFLVETPQRATPAALSVNAVLLDNVQDPGNVGSILRSAAAAGIREVYCSAGTAFCWSPKVLRAAMGAHFVLDIFENVELAPLLDGAPIATLATSGYARQRLYDVDLKQPVAWVFGHEGQGVSDQLLNLARHQVVIPHLGQVESLNVAACAAVCFFEQVRQNLD; encoded by the coding sequence TTGAAGACCATCACCTCGCGCGACAACGCGCAATACAAGGACCTGAAGCACCTGGCCACCAGCTCGCAGGCGCGCCGCAAGGCCGGCCGCACGCTGCTCGACGGGGTGCACCTGTGCGAAACGTGGCTGCAGCTGCGCGGCCATCCCGAGCAGTGCATCGTCAGCGAAACCGCGCTGCACAACCCCGAAGTCGCCGCCATCGTGGCGGGCCTGGAAGCCGAGCACGCGCACGTGCTGTGCTTCCCGGATGCGCTGTACGCGGCGCTGAGCCAGGTCGAGCATGGCGTCGGCATCATGTTCCTGGTCGAGACGCCGCAGCGCGCCACGCCGGCGGCGCTGTCCGTCAACGCGGTGCTGCTCGATAACGTGCAGGACCCCGGCAACGTCGGCTCGATCCTGCGCAGCGCGGCCGCCGCCGGCATCCGCGAAGTCTACTGCAGTGCCGGCACGGCCTTCTGCTGGTCCCCCAAGGTGCTGCGCGCCGCGATGGGGGCGCACTTCGTGCTGGACATCTTCGAAAACGTCGAGCTCGCGCCCCTGCTGGACGGTGCGCCGATCGCCACCCTGGCCACCAGCGGCTACGCGCGCCAGCGCCTGTACGACGTCGACCTGAAACAGCCGGTTGCCTGGGTCTTCGGCCACGAGGGGCAGGGCGTGTCGGACCAGCTGCTGAACCTGGCGCGCCACCAGGTCGTCATCCCGCACCTGGGCCAGGTCGAATCGCTCAACGTGGCCGCGTGTGCGGCGGTATGCTTTTTCGAGCAAGTCAGGCAGAATCTCGACTGA
- the rnhB gene encoding ribonuclease HII: MNTMQTGLFDDLPYSLDEIICGVDEAGRGPLAGPVYAAAVILHRERPIDGLRDSKKLTEARREELAPLIKRDCVAWAIAKASEAEIDKLNILQASLLAMKRAVHALETIPTLALIDGNKCPVMRIQTIAIVDGDDKIESISAASILAKTARDEALRKLHKKYPQYGFDQHKGYGTAQHLEALRTHGVSPVHRRSFAPVRELIELAF; the protein is encoded by the coding sequence ATGAATACCATGCAGACCGGCCTGTTCGACGACTTGCCGTACTCCCTCGACGAGATCATCTGCGGCGTGGATGAAGCCGGACGCGGCCCGCTGGCCGGGCCGGTGTACGCGGCCGCCGTCATCCTGCACCGCGAGCGCCCCATCGACGGCCTGCGCGACTCGAAGAAGCTGACGGAGGCGCGGCGCGAGGAGCTGGCGCCGCTGATCAAGCGCGATTGCGTGGCCTGGGCGATTGCCAAGGCCTCCGAGGCGGAAATCGACAAGCTGAACATCCTGCAGGCTTCGCTCCTGGCGATGAAGCGCGCCGTGCATGCGCTCGAGACGATCCCCACCCTGGCCCTGATCGACGGCAACAAGTGCCCGGTGATGCGTATCCAGACGATCGCCATCGTCGACGGCGACGACAAGATCGAATCGATCTCCGCCGCCTCGATCCTGGCCAAGACGGCGCGCGACGAGGCACTGCGCAAGCTGCATAAAAAATACCCGCAATACGGCTTCGACCAGCACAAGGGCTACGGCACCGCGCAGCACCTGGAAGCCCTGCGCACGCATGGCGTGTCGCCGGTGCACCGGCGCTCGTTCGCGCCCGTGCGCGAGCTGATCGAGCTGGCGTTCTGA
- a CDS encoding EAL domain-containing response regulator: protein MDIAQLQFLVAEAEPVQRELLAGLLRSLGAQHIHTVPDGHAALLAVQGAAPPIDIAVIDLALPGMDGLELIRRLAEEKCRAGLIVVGAQSGDILFSVETMALAYGVDLLGTSAKPATVGRLEKLIAHYTPPGTPVPEPAHPAFTFAEVGKGLQAREFDPFFQPKIELETGQLKGLEMFARWRHPQHGVLGPSAFVPVLEANGRIDFLDWSMIEKSVAACRTLHDQGIPISFSVNVAPSTLSHPQFVGQITACLERHRILPGYITFEITESTVLQHDPHLLERLLRLRMMGFSLAIDDYGTGRSNLQLLASIPFSELKIDRSFVDGASRKRALGTVLKSYLGLARSLDRRSCAVGVETKQDWDFLQGLGCTYAQGYYIASPMAVEDVPAWLAEWREFF, encoded by the coding sequence ATGGACATCGCACAGCTGCAGTTTCTCGTCGCCGAAGCCGAACCGGTACAGCGCGAGCTGCTGGCCGGCCTGCTGCGCAGCCTCGGCGCGCAGCACATCCACACGGTGCCGGACGGCCACGCCGCGCTGCTGGCCGTGCAGGGCGCCGCGCCGCCGATCGACATCGCCGTCATCGACCTGGCGCTGCCGGGCATGGACGGCCTGGAGCTGATCCGCCGGCTGGCCGAGGAAAAATGCCGCGCCGGCCTGATCGTCGTCGGCGCGCAAAGCGGCGACATCCTGTTTTCCGTCGAGACGATGGCGCTGGCCTATGGTGTCGACCTGCTGGGCACGTCGGCCAAGCCGGCCACGGTCGGCCGGCTGGAAAAGCTGATCGCCCACTACACGCCGCCCGGCACGCCGGTGCCGGAGCCGGCACATCCTGCGTTCACGTTCGCGGAAGTCGGCAAGGGCCTGCAGGCGCGCGAATTCGATCCGTTCTTCCAGCCGAAGATCGAACTGGAGACCGGCCAGCTGAAGGGCCTGGAGATGTTCGCGCGCTGGCGCCACCCGCAGCACGGCGTGCTGGGGCCTTCCGCCTTCGTGCCCGTGCTGGAGGCGAACGGGCGGATCGACTTCCTCGACTGGAGCATGATCGAGAAGTCCGTGGCGGCCTGCCGCACCCTGCACGACCAGGGCATCCCGATCTCGTTTTCCGTCAACGTGGCGCCCAGCACCCTGTCCCACCCACAGTTCGTGGGCCAGATCACGGCCTGCCTGGAGCGGCACCGCATCCTGCCGGGCTATATCACGTTCGAGATCACGGAATCGACGGTGCTGCAGCACGACCCGCACCTGCTGGAGCGGCTGCTGCGGCTGCGCATGATGGGCTTCAGCCTGGCGATCGACGACTACGGCACGGGGCGCTCCAACCTGCAGCTGCTGGCCAGCATTCCGTTCTCGGAACTGAAGATCGACCGCAGCTTCGTCGACGGCGCATCCAGGAAGCGCGCGCTCGGCACGGTGTTGAAATCGTACCTGGGCCTGGCGCGCAGCCTGGACCGGCGCTCCTGCGCTGTCGGCGTCGAGACCAAGCAGGACTGGGATTTCCTGCAGGGCCTGGGCTGCACCTACGCGCAGGGCTACTACATCGCCAGCCCGATGGCCGTCGAGGATGTGCCGGCCTGGCTGGCCGAGTGGCGTGAATTCTTTTAA
- the lpxD gene encoding UDP-3-O-(3-hydroxymyristoyl)glucosamine N-acyltransferase: protein MGLRLGELVERLGGQLIGDPNTQVSGIAPLTDAGVSHISFLTNSKFRAQAGQSRAAALIVSPNDDALIAQTYQGARIVTPNPYAYFAHAAQWFESLTAIVPAPGIHPSAVVDATAAIDPTAHIGANVTVEAGARIGANAVIDAGCYVGRDAVIGAGTHFFANVTFHARCVIGARGIIHSGAVIGTDGFGFANEGGVYVRIPQTGRVVIGDDVDIGASTTIDRGALADTVIEDGVKLDNQIQIGHNCHIGAHTAMAGCVGVAGSAKIGKYCTFGGAAMVLGHLTIADKVHVSSGSLVSRSILEPGQYTGFYPLAKNSEWEKSAAIVRNLAGMREKIRALEQTIKTITNQNEKHDES from the coding sequence ATGGGCCTTCGACTAGGAGAACTGGTCGAACGCTTGGGCGGACAGTTGATCGGCGACCCGAACACGCAGGTGTCCGGGATCGCGCCATTGACGGACGCCGGCGTTTCACACATCAGCTTTCTCACCAACAGCAAGTTTCGCGCGCAGGCCGGGCAGAGCCGGGCAGCCGCGCTGATCGTATCTCCCAACGACGACGCGCTCATCGCCCAGACGTACCAGGGCGCGCGCATCGTCACGCCCAATCCGTACGCCTATTTCGCGCATGCGGCGCAGTGGTTCGAGTCGTTGACGGCCATCGTGCCGGCGCCGGGCATCCACCCGAGCGCCGTGGTGGACGCGACGGCGGCCATCGACCCGACGGCCCACATCGGCGCCAATGTGACGGTCGAGGCGGGGGCGCGGATCGGCGCCAACGCCGTCATCGACGCCGGCTGCTACGTCGGCCGTGACGCCGTGATCGGCGCCGGCACCCACTTCTTCGCCAACGTGACGTTCCATGCGCGCTGCGTGATCGGCGCGCGCGGCATCATCCATTCCGGCGCCGTGATCGGCACCGACGGCTTCGGCTTCGCCAACGAGGGCGGCGTCTACGTGCGCATTCCGCAGACCGGCCGCGTGGTCATCGGCGACGACGTCGACATCGGCGCCTCCACCACGATCGACCGCGGCGCGCTGGCCGATACCGTCATCGAGGATGGCGTCAAGCTGGACAACCAGATCCAGATCGGCCACAACTGCCATATCGGCGCGCACACGGCGATGGCCGGCTGCGTCGGCGTGGCGGGCAGCGCGAAGATCGGCAAGTACTGCACCTTCGGCGGCGCCGCGATGGTGCTGGGCCACCTGACGATCGCCGACAAGGTGCACGTCTCGTCCGGCAGCCTGGTATCGCGCTCGATCCTGGAGCCGGGCCAGTATACGGGCTTCTATCCGCTGGCGAAGAACAGCGAGTGGGAGAAGTCGGCCGCCATCGTGCGCAATCTCGCCGGCATGCGCGAGAAGATCCGGGCGCTGGAACAAACCATTAAAACGATAACGAATCAAAACGAGAAACACGACGAATCATGA
- the lpxB gene encoding lipid-A-disaccharide synthase, with the protein MASSADSVGSVALVAGEPSGDLLAGRLLSGLRRHLPRTRFHGIGGPQMIAQGFESHWPMETMTVRGLFEIIPRYRELKGIQNALRDRLIAERPAVFIGADYPGFNLGLEAQLKDAGIPTMHYIGPQIWAWRGGRIKKIVRSVSHMLVVFPFEQAIYEKAGVPVTYVGHPLAEVIPLAPDTAAARRALGLPEDANVVTLMPGSRMGELKYNTVAFVGALKLLLQRDRSLRFVAPMAGERQKQYFLELVAQAGLQDVPVQLLDGQSHTAICAADAVLVASGTASLEVALFKKPMVIAYKMMRASWEIMRHMGYQPWIGMPNILAREFLVPELLQHHASAEALAEAMWRQLTDVPHRLALVQRFTDMHHSLLRNSADESAAAVMKVIEANRNR; encoded by the coding sequence GTGGCATCGTCCGCTGACAGCGTCGGCTCGGTCGCCCTGGTGGCGGGCGAGCCGTCCGGCGACCTGCTGGCGGGGCGCCTGCTGTCCGGCCTGCGCCGGCACCTGCCGCGCACGCGCTTCCACGGTATCGGCGGACCGCAGATGATCGCCCAGGGCTTCGAATCGCACTGGCCGATGGAAACGATGACGGTGCGCGGGCTGTTCGAGATCATCCCGCGCTACCGCGAACTGAAAGGCATCCAGAACGCGCTGCGCGACCGCCTGATCGCCGAGCGCCCGGCCGTGTTCATCGGCGCCGACTACCCGGGTTTCAACCTGGGCCTGGAAGCGCAGCTGAAGGACGCCGGCATCCCGACGATGCATTACATCGGGCCGCAGATCTGGGCCTGGCGCGGTGGCCGCATCAAGAAGATCGTCCGCTCCGTCTCGCACATGCTGGTGGTATTTCCGTTCGAGCAGGCGATCTACGAAAAGGCCGGCGTGCCGGTCACCTACGTCGGCCATCCGCTGGCGGAAGTGATTCCGCTGGCGCCCGACACGGCGGCGGCGCGCCGCGCGCTGGGCCTGCCGGAGGACGCCAACGTGGTCACCCTGATGCCGGGCAGCCGGATGGGGGAACTGAAGTACAACACCGTCGCGTTCGTGGGAGCACTGAAGCTGCTGCTGCAGCGCGACCGCTCGCTGCGCTTCGTGGCGCCGATGGCGGGGGAAAGGCAGAAGCAGTATTTCCTCGAGCTGGTGGCGCAGGCGGGCCTGCAGGACGTGCCGGTGCAGCTGCTGGACGGCCAGAGCCACACGGCCATCTGCGCGGCCGACGCGGTGCTGGTGGCATCCGGCACCGCGTCGCTGGAAGTGGCGCTGTTCAAGAAGCCGATGGTGATCGCGTATAAAATGATGCGGGCATCGTGGGAAATCATGCGCCACATGGGTTACCAGCCGTGGATCGGCATGCCCAACATCCTGGCGCGCGAGTTCCTGGTGCCGGAGCTGCTGCAGCACCATGCCAGCGCCGAGGCGCTGGCCGAGGCGATGTGGCGGCAGCTGACGGACGTGCCGCACCGGCTGGCCCTGGTGCAGCGCTTCACGGACATGCACCACAGCCTGCTGCGCAACAGCGCGGACGAGAGCGCGGCGGCGGTAATGAAAGTAATCGAAGCAAACCGAAACCGATGA
- the lpxA gene encoding acyl-ACP--UDP-N-acetylglucosamine O-acyltransferase yields the protein MATIHPSAIVDPKAQLGEGVEIGAYSIVGPDVVIGDRTWVGPHVVIEGHTTIGCDNKFFQFSSIGAPPQDKKWQGEPTRLEVGDRNTIREFCTFNLGTVQDKGVTKLGNDNWISAYVHLAHDCVVGNNTIFSNNAQMAGHVEIGDWVIMSGYANVHQFCKIGAHAFVGMSTSLTQDVPPFVLLNGNPAQAHGINIEGLKRRGFTREQINALRAAYKTLYRSGLTLEEAKAALLEQEQATPDAAEHLRAFRTFLDTATRGIVR from the coding sequence ATGGCTACCATCCATCCAAGCGCGATCGTCGACCCGAAGGCGCAGCTGGGCGAAGGCGTCGAGATCGGCGCCTACTCGATCGTCGGTCCCGACGTGGTCATCGGCGACCGTACCTGGGTCGGGCCGCACGTCGTCATCGAAGGCCATACGACGATCGGTTGCGACAACAAGTTCTTCCAGTTCTCCTCGATCGGCGCGCCGCCGCAGGACAAGAAGTGGCAGGGCGAACCGACCCGCCTGGAAGTGGGCGACCGCAACACGATTCGCGAGTTCTGCACGTTCAACCTGGGCACGGTGCAGGACAAGGGCGTGACGAAGCTGGGCAACGACAACTGGATCTCGGCCTACGTCCACCTGGCGCACGACTGCGTGGTCGGCAACAACACGATCTTCTCGAACAACGCGCAGATGGCGGGTCACGTGGAGATCGGCGACTGGGTCATCATGAGCGGCTACGCCAACGTGCACCAGTTCTGCAAGATCGGCGCCCACGCCTTCGTCGGCATGAGCACCAGCCTGACCCAGGACGTGCCGCCGTTCGTGCTGTTGAACGGTAACCCGGCGCAGGCGCACGGCATCAATATCGAGGGCCTGAAGCGGCGCGGCTTCACGCGCGAGCAGATCAACGCGCTGCGCGCCGCGTACAAGACCCTGTACCGCTCCGGCCTGACGCTGGAAGAGGCCAAGGCTGCGCTGCTGGAGCAGGAGCAGGCCACGCCGGACGCGGCCGAACACCTGCGCGCATTCCGCACCTTCCTCGATACCGCGACCCGTGGCATCGTCCGCTGA
- the fabZ gene encoding 3-hydroxyacyl-ACP dehydratase FabZ — MTTADNKTLDINQIKALLPHRYPMLLVDRVLTWEANKTITAIKNVTANEEFFNGHFPHKPVMPGVLMIEAMAQTAALLSFLSTNVKPDENSVVYFVGIDNTRFKRPVGPGDQLKMDVEILRTSRGIWKYKAVGSVDGQVAVEADLMCTIRNTVEA, encoded by the coding sequence ATGACGACTGCAGACAACAAGACGCTCGACATCAACCAGATCAAGGCCCTGCTGCCGCACCGCTATCCGATGCTGCTGGTGGACCGGGTGCTGACCTGGGAAGCGAACAAGACGATCACCGCGATCAAGAACGTGACCGCCAACGAGGAATTCTTCAACGGCCACTTCCCGCACAAGCCGGTGATGCCGGGCGTGCTGATGATCGAGGCGATGGCGCAGACGGCCGCGCTGCTGTCGTTCCTGTCGACCAACGTGAAGCCGGACGAGAACTCGGTGGTGTATTTCGTCGGCATCGACAACACCCGCTTCAAGCGCCCGGTGGGGCCTGGCGACCAGCTGAAGATGGATGTCGAGATCCTGCGTACCTCGCGCGGCATCTGGAAGTACAAGGCCGTGGGCAGCGTGGACGGCCAGGTGGCCGTCGAGGCGGACCTGATGTGCACCATCCGTAACACGGTCGAAGCGTAA